In Zygosaccharomyces rouxii strain CBS732 chromosome E complete sequence, the DNA window ttgaagGATGCTAAAGTTTCACCGGGTGAACATGTTGACCCCAATGGATTGATAACTTTACCtatatttggaaaatggaaTGCCGATACCTGCAATCTTTTACACGTAGTGCAGGAGTGTATTAAGATATGTCGTTATGACCATGTAATTGATCCGGTGGCTCCTGGTGATTCAAACACATATTTAacattaccaccaaaacTGCCACCTAATCCAGTAGAAGAAATCCCTAAACCACCATTACCCAAGAAGACAGGTTTCCTTCATTCGActtctaatgataatattcTACCGTCAAATATCCCATCAAAAGCTACACCGGAACCTAGACTTGCAGAAGTCCCCCCTGTATTGCCCAAGAAACCTCAGCCAGCACATTCATTGGATCTGTTAGACTCTGTTGCTACTGAAAATGCTGATAACACTCACAAAGCAGTTTTAGGTGATTTGCAGCATGCATTAAACCAAATGAGTGAAGCAGACTTAGCTTATATTAATGAAAATCTACAGAATCGTAAATTATCCATAGCATCAGCACAGCGGCAGTTTGAATCCATGTACAGATACGAAACTGACTCGTTGAAAAATATTAGAGAATCTATTGAACTAACTAAGGCATCATTACAAGGTGAAATTAGTTTGATTAAAAGGcattttgataaaatagaattatatgagaaagaaaatggtgaagaaattgatccGTCCTCTTTAGTGACAGCACAAAATCCTGCTTTGAATCAGTTGTACGAATCAGTGGCAAGGGATTATGCTCTTTCGGATACAATGCATGTTTTGGCAAGATTACTCAATCGTGACGCCGTTAATTTGGATGTATTTGTTAAAAAGACAAGACAATTGGGAAGagaacaattctttaccaGGATGCACATTCAAAACATAATTGAAAGATTAAGGCAATGATTGAATGAATGCATCAATAGAAgttctcttcttcaatagTATGACATTTTCATGACTTTAGCCGCTAATAAatctgaaaaaaaaaattctcaATCACGTGATCTGTTGAATGATTTGTTTTTCCAGCAGGaggaaaacaaaaaaaatttttttcaaagatgagatgagatggttATTGAAAACTTATCTACGGTATAGAAAGGTAGTTTAGTAGAACAGCATTCACAAGTCCTAAGGACCATCTCTTATCTACCCTGAGCAAAATGTCAAAGGACTTCGTTATCAAGCCAGACACTAGCGGTCCTACCCCCGATACCGCAGAATGGCCATTACTTCTAAAAGACTACGACAAGTTGTTGATGAGAAGTGGACATTATACCCCCATTCCTGCCGGTAGTTCTCCAGGTAAAAGAGATATAAAATCGTACGTTAATTCAGGTGTTataaatttggataaacCATCTAACCCATCCTCTCACGAAGTTGTTGCCTGGATTAAGCGTATTTTGAGATGTGAAAAGACCGGTCACTCAGGTACTTTAGATCCAAAGGTTACTGGTTGTTTGATTGTTTGTGTCGACAGAGCTACTAGACTAGTTAAGTCTCAACAAGGTGCTGGTAAAGAGTATGTTTGCATTGTGAGGTTACATGATgctttgaaagatgaaaaagacTTGGGACGCTCTCTAGAGAGTTTGACCGGTGCCTTGTTCCAAAGACCTCCACTCATTTCTGCTGTGAAACGTCAACTTCGTGTGCGTACAATTTACGACTCTAACttaattgaatttgataacAAGAGAAACTTGGGTGTTTTCTGGGCTTCTTGTGAAGCCGGTACTTATATGCGTACCCTCTGTGTTCACTTAGGTATGCTTCTAGGTGTTGGTGGTCACATGCAAGAACTGCGTCGTGTAAGATCTGGTGCCCTATCTGAAAATGATAACTTGGTCACCTTGCATGATATATTAGATGCTCAATGGGTTTATGACAATACTAGAGACGAATCTTACTTGAGAAGAGTCATCCAACCATTGGAAACACTGCTTGTCGGTTACAAGAGAATAGTAGTTAAGGACTCCGCTGTTAATGCCGTATGTTATGGTGCCAAGTTGATGATTCCAGGTTTGTTGCGTTATGAAGACGGTATAGAACTTTATGACGAAGTGGTTCTAATCACTACGAAGGGTGAAGCCATTGCTGTGGCCATTGCTCAAATGTCTACCGTAGATTTGGCTACTTGTGATCACGGTGTTGTCGCCAAGGTGAAGAGATGTATCATGGAAAGAGATTTGTACCCAAGAAGATGGGGTCTAGGTCCTGTTGctcagaagaagaagcagatgAAGGTcgatggtaaattggataaatatGGTCGTGTCAATGAGTCTACACCTGAAGattggaagaaatcttATGTTCCTCTAGATAATGCTGAAGCTCCTGCCGCTAGAGAATCTGCACCAAAGGAATCTGCTCCTTTGGTGCAAGAGGTGGACAAGAAGGATgaggaagagaagaaggaagaaaagaaggaagaaaagaaggaagaaaaggaagaaaagaaggaagaagctgaagagagtgatgatgaggaaaagAGCGACAAGAAGTctaagaaagaaaagaaagacaagaaggagaagaaagacaagaaagaaaagaaggagaagaaggagaagaaagaaaagaaggaaaagaagagaaaggccgacgatgatgaggatggAGAAtctaagaagaagaagtccAAAAAATAATCTGGATAGATGATCTATAtaacaaagaagaataaggaaaaaaaaaagaaaactcTGTTTAGAAACTGTATATTGTATAACTTCTGTATCGTAAAGCTGCGTTTTTCGTATAATCACTATTTATTCCATCTTATTACTGCTTTATGCTCTATTCTTAATGCTATTATACAAGATACACACCTATACGCAGACACGCCGCGCATACACATATATCCGCTATTATGTCTTGAATCGAATAAtaatggaaaaaaataatttaaTGACTTTTAAGATTAAAAGTTTTCAGCAATTGCTCTCTTTTGGTCTTCGGTCAATGAGAGTGGGTAATCAATCTTGTATTTAACCACCAGGTCCCCTCTTTGACCTGGTCTCTTGGAAACAGGCATACCTTGACCTGggtaagaagaaacttCGGTAGGTTGTACTGGTTGAATCTTTGAGATCGGTAAAGTTCTACCATCGATGGTTTGTATCGTCTTTGAGAATCCCAGCAGTGATTCCTTAAAACTCAATGGCAGAGAATAGATCAAATTATCACCATCTCTCTTGTACAGTGGATGAGATTTCTCTTGAAGTACAAATTGTAAAGTCTTTCTACCACCTGTTTGTGGGTTATAATCACCCTCATTTTTGTAAGTAATCTTTGTACCAGCTTTCCAACCAGGTTTTAATTGAATATCAATTTGagtcttttcaaaagatccACCACGGTTTTTCCTACCGAtcttaaaagattttttccTACCAGCgaataaatcttctaaGCTTACCGGTAGATTAACTGGgacaatttcttcttctgcacTTGGTGGACTTGCAGAACCTGATCTAAATCCACCGGGCATACCTCCGGGCATACCTCCGGGCATGCCGCCAGGCAtgccaccaccaccaccaaatccATTGGAAGAAGCAAATCTAGTACTGCCACCACCTGGGAATCctgaaaatccaaatccatCATCCATACCTGAACTTGCACCAAATGGTGAGCTACCGCCAAAGAACTGTGAAAAGATGTTAAATGCATCCTCGTTGCTGAATGCGTGTGATGAAAATCCACCTGCACCACCAGCTGGGAAACCACCAGCGCCAGGAGATGCACCACCAAATGCCGGTCCACCATTTCTTGCAGCTTCTAACCCATACTGATCGTAGATCTCTCTTTTACTAGAATCACTTAAGATTTCATAAGCttctgaaatttctttaaatttttcagtatCACCAGCAGGTTTATCAGGATGATACTTCAATGCGGCCTTCTTATAACCTTTTTTGAGCTCTTGCTCATTAGCTGAGGGTGAAACCCCCAGCATATCGTAAAGCTTAGTTTCCTTAACCATAACTACTAACTATGCTAACCGAAAGTTTGAAAACTTATACAGAGGATTGTTCAACTTAACTCGAATGCAAGAACAAAGCCAATGACAATAACAAATGATAGCCTTTTTGTCCTTCGGTTCCTTTTATATATTTACTTATAGAATTTTAGAACAATACTAGACGAATGCTAAATGGtcaagatttaaaagttaacaactttctcttttacttcatgttctttcttttggtTGACATCCCTTTGAACAAGTATCTCGCGTTTTCTAGAAACTTCTTTATCACGTGCACAGAAGGATTCTATCGAACAAAATTTGGGGAAACCTGGGCGGCTATTTATGCATTTCTCCATGGGAAAGACGATAATTCAAAGCTACTCAAATGTTCTTGAAGTCAACATGTATCGTAGGACTGCTGACGAGAAACACACGGAGTCACCAATCCCACTCCTTAGAATGTGTTCTTTGTGATTACGTTTTGTCTTCGGCTGTTAACATTCGATTCAACTAAACAGAATAATAAAACTTCGAGATCCTGGTCGAGAAGAGCTCCTCTTGGGAGAATCGGTTCGAAAACTGACTATATACATTGTTCAAGCTAGCGGCCCCAATTTTATCGCTATTTAGTATCATAGTTCAAAGAAACCTTGGCGGTAATCACTTTGAAGGCGTCCGGAACAACCAGGGTTGCGTCGGACAATTTTTCTAACAAGGTCGAAGTGTAGCACGAAGAATAAAGGTCAATCGATCATCACGTATGataaaagattaaagataTGGGAACCGATACGCATATGTATAGTTAGTCACTCAAGTACATAATGTCTGTTATCCTGGTTTCTGCAGGTTATGACCATACAATTAGATTTTGGGAGGCTTTAACAGGTGTTTGTTCGAGGACAATTCAACATTCAGATTCGCAAGTTAATAGATTAGAAATTACCAATgacaaaaaattgttagCAGCTGCAGGTCATCAAAATGTCAGACTTTATGATATTCGTACAACTAATCCAAATCCGGTTGCTTCCTTTGAAGGTCATAGGGGTAATGTGACATCGGTATCATTTCAGCAAGACAATAAATGGATGGCAACATCAAGTGAAGACGGTACCATCAAAGTTTGGGATGTCAGAGCACCATCAATACCACGAAATTATAAATTGAACGCACCCGTCAATGAAGTTGTGATACATCCAAACCAAGGCGAATTAATTTCCTGCGATAGAGATGGTCATATACGTATATGGGATTTGGGTGAGAACCAATGTACACACCAATTAACTCCTGAAGACGATACACCATTACAATCATTATCTTTAGCAAGTGATGGATCGATGCTAGTTGCTGCAAATAACAAAGGTAATTGTTACGTTTGGGAAATGCCAAATAGAACCGATGCTTCCAATTTAAAGCCAGTCACAAAGTTTAGATCGCATAATACTTATATTACAAGGATTCTTTTATCATCAGACGTAAAACATCTGGCAACGTGTTCAGCGGATCATACAGCCAGAGTATGGTCTGTTGAtgataatttcaaattggaaactaCATTAGATGGCCATCAAAGATGGGTTTGGGATTGTGCATTCAGTGCAGATAGCGCATACTTAATGACAGCATCGTCCGATCACTACGTTAGACTTTGGGATTTATCTACGAGGGAAATTGTAAGGCAATACGGTGGCCACCATAAAGGTGCTGTATGTGTGGCTCTTAACGATGTATAGCAAAGACAAAACAaaacagtaataataatctAATCTATATAAACCTATTCAGTTCGTAACAGTATCCAATAAGCAAATTGAACAACATGTCTAATACGTACCAAGGATAACCCTTTTGTTGCATCTCAATATTGGTATCTGCCATGAATACTTTAGAAAACATCATAATACATTCCATGATCTTGTACGCTGGTACGTCCCTTACTGATGAAATTATTTCACAGAACCTACGGACAAAGACGTCTAATCTAACAACGCCTGAAgccaattcatcaacaaaCCTTGTAACATCAACAGACATGAATTGTCTAATCATcggaacaattttttcataCCCGTTTCTATTAATCACATAAAGAACATCATCAAGATTATCGTAAGATAACCAATCCTTGGACATATGTTGgaaatttggtaaaatttttgaagtttCTCTCAGATATTTGATTAACTGGATCAATTTTCTAACCAATCtggaaaaatttttaacaatttctGTTTTATGAGCGACCATTACAACTGGTAAATCGATTGTAGATTCTGATATGATCTCATCGTAAGCTTTtgcaaattcttccaacttAACAATAGAGCTTGCAGGCACCTTATCAAAATCTAAAACCATACGGGAAAGACACTTGATCAATGATACATGGGTGATTAAATCACATTCGTAAACCCAATAGTGTAAACTTTCGTGAGTGAAAAGATTATACATTTgaggtgaaattgaacCTGAACCGAATAAAACAAGACAATTTGGCAATTGATCAAACCTCATAAACCGAATATGCTCAAAAATAGTGTTACAATGAACATGGTACAATGATTCCAATGCAGAAACTATATCTTCATCCGTTCCTGCTGGTAATTGAGAACGTGGAATTTTGggaaatttcaatgcatAGTCAGAAGGAATTGGTACTTCGTTGGAAAATATGTGATCGTACATATTCTCCATGAAAACTGACTCATAATCGTTAAAAGCTCTATCAGTTGTTAAAGGTTCTAAtccaattggatttgattTTGTATGCGTGTAAGGATGATAATAATCATTTGAAGGCAAGGAAATTTGTGAGTTTACATTATGGGGCAATCCATGTTGCTGgtgctgttgttgttggtaaagctgttgttgttgttgctgttgataATGCTGTTGATAatgctgttgttgttgataatactgttgttgctgctgttgttgcagCGACAAAAGTGGCGAAGATGCAGAAATTGATGCCGAAGTAGACACTTGTGATGGTTGTTGTGGAAACAAATGCATTGGCATAGGAGAATGTGGTGCGGTCGCCGATAATCCGACCTTATTTGTCATGGAAGATGGTGTATCAGTTTCAGATGAATTTTGAGCAGGTCCCACTAATTTTAATCCACAGTAATGATACCTTGACTGCCCTCTCATACCTAATCTCCTAGTTGTTAAATCAGGGAAAACAGCTCTAATCAATTTCCCCAATGAAGCTTGTGATAATGGTTTCAGCCCATTTTGGGCGCACGAAGCTGCATATTGAGCAAAAATTCTACCTCTTGGCACATAGCTATCTGGTTGAGCTTGAcaacttttcatcaacCATAATAAAGCATAAACTTGTCTTTCACGTTCTCGGTTTTGTTCTGCAGTCTGAACTAACGTTTTCGAATGCGTCTGAGGATCCATGTTGAGAACAGCAATTTCTGCCTGTTTGACAATTGCGGCATATTCTGCAATTGGTCGATCTCTATGACGTTCTGCTATACCACGCGCAACCGCTTCCTGTGTGTTACGTCTTGTCTCTGATGGGAAGTTATGGAAACCAGTATCATTGGAAGATGCAGCGGAACTGGAAATGGAACCGGAAGCGGGAGCAACAGCAGGTGTAACGCCATTACTgtttgaatttgattccGGCACATGAGAAAACGACGTAGGTGCAGCCACTGGAGAAGTCGAACTAGTAGGTACACCACCAACATTAACATTTTTATTTGCATTAGCACTATTGACGGCGGCGgcggcagcagcagcagctgctgctgctgctgctgtagCACCGCTGGAACTATCCGGCGGTGATATACCATTTCTCCACGGTAGCGGGCCTTGGGCAAACCTGCCAGCTCTGTCTACAGCTGCCTTTTGAGCACTGTCGTGATAGGAGTAGGCAGATTGAGTAAGTTGAGGAGAGGGCAGTTGATACCTCCATAACTGCAACTGTGCAGCACTATCGGGAGTGTGTAAAAGCCTGTAAACTGAAGACAACTGACTGTTATGAGCTGGTGTCGCATTAGTTCCTTGCTGTGACTGTGTTTGAGGAGCATAGTTGTTACCATTATGACTTGGTGCCGACTCCTGTCCATGCAACGCTGTACCTGGGACCTGCCCAGGTACTACCGTATTAGTAGAAACGATTGGAACTGATGGAGCAGCAGCAGTTGGTCTTTGGTGCTGCTGCATGTGTATTGAAGGCGTATAGTGGTAGAGTATTGTATCCTTGTCCAACCGTTGTGGAATTAGTAGAGGTGAATGAGTGTAGTAGcggtagtagtagtaaaTGTAATAGAAGCAGTGATACTAGTATTCgctgttgtggttgttgttgttgttgtagtagtagtagaATCCCTCTAGTAGCTCAAATTAGACTTCCAGAGATAGAGTGACAAAATTTCGCAAGTAGTAAAGTAGCGTTAGATGTTCACTATAATATACAGTCCGTAGAACCGAACAGGTATTTATTCAAGTACCCAGAAAGACCAACCgacaaaggaaaaaaaaacggAGTTTTCTTCCTACTTGCGTGGGGCCTTAATAACAGCTGAAACTACCCAACTACGTAGGGCACTGTTCAAATAAAACCACACGGTTGTCATTGTGATAGGTGTGTGTGTGCCATCTTATTTCATCGCTACGCTGCCGTTGTTATGTAACTTGTCATTGCCATGTTGATGTCGTCTTGTCCACTACACAACGGATCAACTTACCTGTTGCTTAGAGAGACAGGTACAAAGTCCAGACTTCTAGACATTCAAAGCCTCCTTCTCGCGAGGGGCGCACCCTTtctgtttttcttctctggTTGTAGAAAAAAGCGTGGAAACGTTCTATCGTTGCCCTGTTAGTTGCACGGATACCGTCGTGGCAGCAACACGTACGAGTTACGGGTTACGGGTGATGGATGACGGCTGATTAGAAGAATGTTACGAATCGAAATGTGAATCGAATAGTTGCTGCTATGTTATGTTGCGCTAATTCGTTGCTATTGCTGCTACGACCATCGTGGAAATAGAGAGAAAACACGTAGGCATGTTTGATCCTAAAGGGTGTAGTTTTATGTTAATTTGCTCGGGTTATTCTGCGAGCGATTGAGTGAATATGAAAATGAATAGAATGCAAGCATTAGAGAAATGTAAACAAGAATAGAAATATTCACATAGGGGGCAATGTGAGTGAAGGGAGAGGAAATATACAACCGCCGAATGCAGGAAAAAAACAATATCTTGTTCTAACTGAGGTTCGAACTCAGGACCTTTGCCGTGTGAAGGCAACGTGATAGCCACTACACTATTAGAACTCGCAAAACGTTATCAAAGAACGTGCACTGAGGAGCCTGGAGCCATTCTCGAAATGTGATGCATAGGCGGCAATGCTTGTTTTTGTACGTGTACTGGTTCTTCCCTGCACTGTTTTCTACTGTTATATATCCTCATTGAAGAATCCACAAAGTGGATGCAACGCTCGGTTTGTAAGCATGTAGATAAGAGGCGATACCGACTTGCGCACACTATTTTCTTATCCGCAAAGATTGTGATCAGAAGGTACAGTCTGTCCTTGGAATCTGTAATCTGGTTATTTTCCACTTCCCACTCATGCTAATTTACCTTAATAAACATAATCCCAGCTCCCTTTGCATCCCATCTTAGATCACATGTCATGTCACCTCGTGTCATTGGGCaggacaaaaaaaaatttttttttagatgcgatgagatgagatgcgatgagatgagatgagatgatgAGACAGCTATTAAGCAACAACATACTTAGATACACAGAATAATAGAGAATACTATAATATGAATATGGAGAATCCTGAAATCCTGCTTAAACGTAGACGTAATGCTGATGAAACTAGGTTAGCTAAACAGCAGCTAGCTGGACAGAGAAAACAtcgtgaaaagaaaaacagaTTTGTTAGGGCAGAATCTATAGTTGCAAAGACTTTAGCTACTCAAAGAGAGAAGGAAAGAGTTAAGAGGATCAACAAATCAGTAAAGAATCATCATGGCGacaatgaaaaaattttagatGAAACCAAAGACGGTGCTAAAATTACTTACGATGGTAAACCACAACTTTTATTCGTTGTACGTGTTAAAGGTCCACATGCAGTGAACATTCCACAGAGGgttttcaaagttttacaaATCTTGAGGTTAGAACAAGTCAATACAGGTGTTTTCTTTCGCTTAAATCCTACCACTTTCCAATTATTAAAGATTATTGCACCTTATATCGTTGTTGGTAAA includes these proteins:
- the LST8 gene encoding TOR complex subunit LST8 (highly similar to uniprot|P41318 Saccharomyces cerevisiae YNL006W LST8 Protein required for the transport of amino acid permease Gap1p from the Golgi to the cell surface component of the TOR signaling pathway associates with both Tor1p and Tor2p contains a WD-repeat); translation: MSVILVSAGYDHTIRFWEALTGVCSRTIQHSDSQVNRLEITNDKKLLAAAGHQNVRLYDIRTTNPNPVASFEGHRGNVTSVSFQQDNKWMATSSEDGTIKVWDVRAPSIPRNYKLNAPVNEVVIHPNQGELISCDRDGHIRIWDLGENQCTHQLTPEDDTPLQSLSLASDGSMLVAANNKGNCYVWEMPNRTDASNLKPVTKFRSHNTYITRILLSSDVKHLATCSADHTARVWSVDDNFKLETTLDGHQRWVWDCAFSADSAYLMTASSDHYVRLWDLSTREIVRQYGGHHKGAVCVALNDV
- the STP22 gene encoding ubiquitin-binding ESCRT-I subunit protein STP22 (similar to uniprot|P25604 Saccharomyces cerevisiae YCL008C STP22 Component of the ESCRT-I complex which is involved in ubiquitin-dependent sorting of proteins into the endosome homologous to the mouse and human Tsg101 tumor susceptibility gene mutants exhibit a Class E Vps phenotype) encodes the protein MPPASNDESFVSIPQPVINWLFGVIQPIYHDKKTTFHDSVVVLSYYKQLRPRTRVYTDSNGISELLLCIYGKPEIGSPVPLLIWIPKSYPLEHPIVYIDLESLKDAKVSPGEHVDPNGLITLPIFGKWNADTCNLLHVVQECIKICRYDHVIDPVAPGDSNTYLTLPPKLPPNPVEEIPKPPLPKKTGFLHSTSNDNILPSNIPSKATPEPRLAEVPPVLPKKPQPAHSLDLLDSVATENADNTHKAVLGDLQHALNQMSEADLAYINENLQNRKLSIASAQRQFESMYRYETDSLKNIRESIELTKASLQGEISLIKRHFDKIELYEKENGEEIDPSSLVTAQNPALNQLYESVARDYALSDTMHVLARLLNRDAVNLDVFVKKTRQLGREQFFTRMHIQNIIERLRQ
- the SIS1 gene encoding type II HSP40 co-chaperone SIS1 (some similarities with uniprot|P25294 Saccharomyces cerevisiae YNL007C SIS1 HSP40 family chaperone sit4 suppressor dnaJ homolog), yielding MVKETKLYDMLGVSPSANEQELKKGYKKAALKYHPDKPAGDTEKFKEISEAYEILSDSSKREIYDQYGLEAARNGGPAFGGASPGAGGFPAGGAGGFSSHAFSNEDAFNIFSQFFGGSSPFGASSGMDDGFGFSGFPGGGSTRFASSNGFGGGGGMPGGMPGGMPGGMPGGFRSGSASPPSAEEEIVPVNLPVSLEDLFAGRKKSFKIGRKNRGGSFEKTQIDIQLKPGWKAGTKITYKNEGDYNPQTGGRKTLQFVLQEKSHPLYKRDGDNLIYSLPLSFKESLLGFSKTIQTIDGRTLPISKIQPVQPTEVSSYPGQGMPVSKRPGQRGDLVVKYKIDYPLSLTEDQKRAIAENF
- the RLP7 gene encoding Rlp7p (similar to uniprot|P40693 Saccharomyces cerevisiae YNL002C); the encoded protein is MNMENPEILLKRRRNADETRLAKQQLAGQRKHREKKNRFVRAESIVAKTLATQREKERVKRINKSVKNHHGDNEKILDETKDGAKITYDGKPQLLFVVRVKGPHAVNIPQRVFKVLQILRLEQVNTGVFFRLNPTTFQLLKIIAPYIVVGKPSLSTVRSLIQRRSRVNWKGSQINLNDNNIVEEALGEQGIICMEDIVHEISTMGETFKQCCYFLLPFQLARQVSGFSALKKLKKLEQRQKERHLSNAGNAPLVEIDIDQLLSEMN
- the CBF5 gene encoding pseudouridine synthase CBF5 (similar to uniprot|P33322 Saccharomyces cerevisiae YLR175W CBF5 Component of box H/ACA small nucleolar ribonucleoprotein particles (snoRNPs) probable rRNA pseudouridine synthase binds to snoRNP Nop10p and also interacts with ribosomal biogenesis protein Nop53p), producing MSKDFVIKPDTSGPTPDTAEWPLLLKDYDKLLMRSGHYTPIPAGSSPGKRDIKSYVNSGVINLDKPSNPSSHEVVAWIKRILRCEKTGHSGTLDPKVTGCLIVCVDRATRLVKSQQGAGKEYVCIVRLHDALKDEKDLGRSLESLTGALFQRPPLISAVKRQLRVRTIYDSNLIEFDNKRNLGVFWASCEAGTYMRTLCVHLGMLLGVGGHMQELRRVRSGALSENDNLVTLHDILDAQWVYDNTRDESYLRRVIQPLETLLVGYKRIVVKDSAVNAVCYGAKLMIPGLLRYEDGIELYDEVVLITTKGEAIAVAIAQMSTVDLATCDHGVVAKVKRCIMERDLYPRRWGLGPVAQKKKQMKVDGKLDKYGRVNESTPEDWKKSYVPLDNAEAPAARESAPKESAPLVQEVDKKDEEEKKEEKKEEKKEEKEEKKEEAEESDDEEKSDKKSKKEKKDKKEKKDKKEKKEKKEKKEKKEKKRKADDDEDGESKKKKSKK
- the RFX1 gene encoding Rfx1p (some similarities with uniprot|P48743 Saccharomyces cerevisiae YLR176C), translating into MQQHQRPTAAAPSVPIVSTNTVVPGQVPGTALHGQESAPSHNGNNYAPQTQSQQGTNATPAHNSQLSSVYRLLHTPDSAAQLQLWRYQLPSPQLTQSAYSYHDSAQKAAVDRAGRFAQGPLPWRNGISPPDSSSGATAAAAAAAAAAAAAVNSANANKNVNVGGVPTSSTSPVAAPTSFSHVPESNSNSNGVTPAVAPASGSISSSAASSNDTGFHNFPSETRRNTQEAVARGIAERHRDRPIAEYAAIVKQAEIAVLNMDPQTHSKTLVQTAEQNRERERQVYALLWLMKSCQAQPDSYVPRGRIFAQYAASCAQNGLKPLSQASLGKLIRAVFPDLTTRRLGMRGQSRYHYCGLKLVGPAQNSSETDTPSSMTNKVGLSATAPHSPMPMHLFPQQPSQVSTSASISASSPLLSLQQQQQQQYYQQQQHYQQHYQQQQQQQLYQQQQHQQHGLPHNVNSQISLPSNDYYHPYTHTKSNPIGLEPLTTDRAFNDYESVFMENMYDHIFSNEVPIPSDYALKFPKIPRSQLPAGTDEDIVSALESLYHVHCNTIFEHIRFMRFDQLPNCLVLFGSGSISPQMYNLFTHESLHYWVYECDLITHVSLIKCLSRMVLDFDKVPASSIVKLEEFAKAYDEIISESTIDLPVVMVAHKTEIVKNFSRLVRKLIQLIKYLRETSKILPNFQHMSKDWLSYDNLDDVLYVINRNGYEKIVPMIRQFMSVDVTRFVDELASGVVRLDVFVRRFCEIISSVRDVPAYKIMECIMMFSKVFMADTNIEMQQKGYPWYVLDMLFNLLIGYCYELNRFI